GGTGTCTGGAACTCGCTCCGTGGTCCAGCAGCTGGGCCCGCGGCCCGACGGGTCGATTCCGTTCTCGGTCGAGTTCAATCCGCCACGTGACGCCGCCGGTGAGGCGCGATTGTGGCGGGCCGCCCGCGAATTCGAGCGGCTGCATCCGGCCTTCGTGTCCATGACCTACGGGGCGGGCGGTTCCACCCGCGACCGCACCATCCGGGTCACCGGGCAGCTGGCGCGCGAGACCACGCTGCTGACGGTCGCGCATCTGACCGCGGTCGACCACTCGGTCGCCGAACTGCGCTCGATCGTCGGCGCGTACGCCGACTCCGGCATCCGCAATCTGCTGGTGTTGCGCGGCGATCCGCCCGGCGATGTGCTGGGGGACTGGGTCAAGCATCCCGAGGGCGTCGAATACGCCGAGGACCTGGTGCGCATGGTGCGCGACCTGGGCGATTTCCACGTGGGCGTGGCCTCGTTCCCGCAGGGGCATCCGCGCTCGGACAACCTGGACGACGACACCCGCTACCTGGTGGCGAAACTGCGTGCGGGCGCGGAGTATTCGATCACCCAGATGTTCTTCGACCCGGAGCACTATCTGCGCCTGCGGGATCGGGCCATCGCCTGCGATCCGGTCGAGGGCGCGAAGCCGATCATTCCCGAGCTCATGCCGATCACCTCGCTGCGCACCGTCGAGCGCGCGGTGGAACTGTGCGGCCGGCCGCTGCCCGCCCGGGTGATGGAGCGGCTGCACCGGGCGGCGGGCGACGGTCCCGAGGAGAATCGGGCGGCGGTGCGCGAGGTCGGCATCGAGATCGCCACCGAGATCGCCGAGCGGCTCATCGCCGAGGGCGCGCCCTGCCTGCATTTCATCACCCTGAATTTCGCCAAGGCCACCGGCGAAGTGCTGGCGAACCTGGGCTACACCATGTCCCCGGCCCCCGCGCACGCCTGAACGTCCGACCGACTTGCCGGGCTGAATATCGGTTGTTCGCTGGTCAGCGGAGTAGCGTCGCCCTCGACTCGTGACCTCGAGGGGAGCAACCCATGTCCGTGTTCCAGCACCTCGTCCGTGTCGCAGGCGTATTCGGCGTCTGCGCCGTGGTCGCGGCAACCGGCCCGGCAACGCTGGCCGGGCCCGCCGCCGCCGATCCGGCCCACCCTGATCCGGCGGTCCAGCTCAGCAACGAGGCCGCCGCCGCGCTGGCCGCCATCGCCCGCGCGGGCGAGAACACCGGCGCGGTGACGCCCGCGGGGACGAGCCCCGCGGCCGCGCCGTCGGATTGGCTGACGGCGTACGGGCAGACGGTGGACGGCTTGCAGGCGTTGGGCATTCAGCCCTTCCTGTTCCCGACCGCCTCGCCCTTCTGCCTCGGCGGTACCACCCTGGGCCTGGCCCCGGCGGTCGCGGGCGCCATTCCCGGCCCGTGGCCGCGCTACGCGGTGTCGATTCCGGGCCTGGATCTTTCGGCGGTCAAGGCCGGGCAGACCATGTTCGCCTTCGTCCCCTACGGCATCGGCCGCGACGGCGCCGACACCGCCGGCATGCAGGTCGCGTGGGTCAATCTGACCTCGGGGCGCGGCGGGCTGGCGCCGATGGGCCCGATCAGCCAGGTGCTCGACGCCATGATTCCGCCGCAGGTGCCGAACGAGTTGCGGCCCATGGTCGAACAGGCCGTGCGCGACTATTTCATGGCCGCGCTCCCGGTCGGCGGTGTGCGGGCGGTCCCGGTCGACACCGGTTCCGGCACGGTGCTGGCGGCGATGTTCGGCACGGTGCGCAACGGCTCGAACACCTGCCTGTTCCTGCCTACGGTCGGGATGACGACGGTGTCGTGACCGCCCGGCCCTTCCAGCGCAGCCGGCCGCGGCGGTGGGCGCGATGGGAGCGCAGCGACAGGCCCAGGTACGCGGCCACCGACAGCGGATGCGCCAGCGCCGCAACCACCTCCGCGCCGGTCGGGGCGGCGCCGGTCTCGGTCGAGCGGGCCAGCAGGCGTCCGGTCACCGCGGCGCCGTAGCCGGCCAGCCCGAGGCGCCGCACCCGCCCGCGCCCGCAGATCGCCGCGACCGGTGGCACCCAGAACGCCAGTGCCGCAAGCGAACCGACGGCGAGACTGCCCGCCCGGCCGCCGTACGCCGACCACAGCCAGCGCGTATAGCCTTCGGCGAGTTCGGACGTGCCGCGATACATCCGGGTTCGCGCCTGCCCGCCCGCCGCGACCAGGGCGGTCCGGTGGCCGTCGCGGCGCAGGGCGCGGGCGATGGCGAGGTCCTCGGTCACCGCGCCCGCCACCGCGGCGTGGCCGCCGAGCGCGCGATACGCGGCGGCGTCGAACACCAGGAACTGCCCGCATGCCACCGCCATCGAGGGGCGGCGCAGCCGATTCGCCAGTGCGACAGGCAGAGTCGAGGCCCACGACCAGCCGAGCAGCGGCTGCACCAGGTGTTCGGCCGGGGAGACGGCCAGCTGGGTGGGCCAGGCGCACACGAGCGCCGCGTTCGCCCTGCGTAGTTCCCGCACGGCCGCGGCCAGCGCGTGCGGTGCGAGCCGGACGTCGGCGTCGAGGAAGATCAGCACATCCTCGCCGGAGGCGAGGGCGGCCAGCCGCGCGCAGGCGGCGGTCTTGCCGGTCCAGCCGGGCGCGGGCTCGGACTCGGTGCGGGACAGGAAGAATCGGTCGTCGTCGCCGATGGCGGCCAGCGCGGCGACGGCGGTGTCGTCGGTGGAGCCGTCGTCGAGGACGAGCACGCCCAGATCCGAGAGGCCCTGCTGCGCACGCAGATCGGCGATCAGCTCCGGTAGGCGGTCGGCTTCGTCGCGGGCCGGGATCAACACGGTGACCGGCTCGGTGACGGGCGCGTCGGGCGGCCGCAGCCGCCGGACGGTCAGGCGATTCGCGAGGGCGGTGAGCGCGCCGAGGGCGGCGACGGCGCTGCCGGCTGCCACCACCCGCGCGGCGGGGGTCATCGGACCTTGGTGCGATCGGGGCGCAGCCAGCGGGCCGCGCGCACATACGCCGGCGGATCGGGATTGCGAGTCATGTACGCCAGCACCGCGACCACCGCGGCCACCGCGAGGGTGATGCCGCCCACGATGCCGGCCCAACCGGCGAAGGATCGCGTATTCGGGTCGGCGTAACCGACTTCCGCGCGCAAGGTGCTGACATCACCGGCCGGCAGCTTCCACGAGACCACCGAATCGCCGTCGCGGGTGCCGTTGGTGGTGGCGACGCGGGCCGGGAACGCGACGGTCAGCTGCACGTCGGAACCCTGCGCGGGCAGGCTCTTCAGATCCACCCGGCCGGTCAGGGTGACCAGGTCGCCGGTGCGGTTGAACTGCAGGTTGAACATGCCGGAGGTCTGATCCGACATCGAACCCAGCTGCTGCACCTCACCGAAGGTGAGATCGTCGAAATACACCTGGCTGCCGACGTATCCGTCCTGCGAGTACGAATCCACCCGCACCTTGCTCTGCAACCCGTCGGGCGCCTTGAGCTGCGGGCCCTTGTCCTTGTCGCTCTGCGGGACGGCCGCCGCGACGATGCGGCCCGACACCCGGTCGTTGGAGGAGACGCCCATCGACACCTGCACTCGCAGGCAACCGGTCAGCAGGACGGTCAGCCCGGCGAGCACGACCACCGCCAGTAACCGCACCCACCGCCGTGACGGCGCGCGATGGTCTTTCGACGAGACAGACTCGGGCGTTTCCTCTGCTGTCGGCATGTTCGGACTCGGCTGCACGGCTCACATCGTGCCATGCGCCCGGGGCCGCAGGGCGATTCGACGGGCCCCCAGCCGTCGAACCAGCGGAAACCCCAAGACCCCCAGTCCCAGGAAACCGTACAAAGCGGACACGGGCAGTCCGAGGAACACCGCATGCGCCAGCGCCGACCCCAGCCACGTCCACCCGAACACCGCCACCGGAACGCCCCACGCCGCACCGCTGTCCGCCACGGTCCGATCCCACCACGCCAGCAGCCCCGCCATCACCAGCGCCACCGCGAACCAGCCGGCGTAATTGGTGAGCGGAATATGGCCCAGCCCAGGCAGTCCGGCGATCGGCGAACGCCACGTCCACTGCCCCGCCGCCACCATCTGCGGGTCCAGGAACAGATCCCAGCCCACCGCCCCGGCCGCGGTCAGCACGATCCGGACCGCGGCCGGCGAAAACCGGCCTCCCACCTCGGAACTCAACAACCCCGCCACCACCCATACCGGGTACAGCCCGCCGGTCCACGCCAAGGGCACCACCAGCGGCACCCCGCACAGCTCGGGACCGAGCCGTCCACTCGCGTACTCGTAGCTCCCGAACGGAAACCCGGTCGCGGTCCCCGCGATCTCGGCGGCGAGCCCGACCCCGGACACGATCACCAGCAGTCCAGCCGCCCACCCCACACTCCGCGACACCGCCGCATGGGTCAAAGCCGTTGCGGCCGACAGCAATACGACAGCCACCGTCACTCGATCCCGAGCTGTCCCGTGCGCCAGCGGATACGTGATCTGCACCAGCACGAGCAGCACCGCGGGCACCGCCGCGATCACCGCGGCCCGCCGCGTCGCGACCCCGGGTGACGTCATCGACGGAGCAGCGGGAAACGGCGCGGGCGCAGATCGCGTTCGATCAATCGGGCGGCGCTGCGGCCGCTGGCACCGGAGACGCCGCCGCCGGGATGCGTGGACGCGCCGGTGAGATAGAGGCCCGGCGCGCCCGGGACCCGCTGGCCCGCGAGTTCGGGGAGCGGGCGCCACCGGAACATTTGATCCAGGGACATCTCGATGTGCATCACATTGCCGCCCAGCAGGCCCATCTCGCGTTCCAGGTCGGCGGGGGTCTGAACGAAGCGCTGGGTGACGGTGTCGGTGAAACCCGGTGCGTAGGAGTCGAGTTCGGCGATGATCCGGTCGGCTTCGCGATCGGCGTGGGCGGGCCAGCTCGTGCCGTCGGCCAGATCGTAGGGATGCCACTGCGACCACAGGGTGAGCTGGTGTTCGCCCGCGGGGGCGATGGTGGGGTCCAGGGCGCTGAAGCTCATGGCCAGCACCACCGGGCGCGGCGGCAGGTCACCGGCCGCGGCGGCGCCGTGGGCGCGCCGCAACGCGCGGCGGTCGGTGACGAGAAGCTGCAGGCCGTGGGCGGATTCGTCGGTCTTGGCGCCGGGATAGCGGGGGAGTCCGGTGGTGGCGGCGCGCACCACCATGCCGATACCGGGTCCGACGCGAATGCGCCGCCGCCAGTCGGCCAGCGCGGCGGCGTCGAAACCGCCCTGCGCCAACAGGTTCAGGGTGGTGAGGATGTGACAGCCCGCGACCACCGCGTCCGCGCGCACGGTGCGGCCGCCCTCGGTGCGCACCTCCCAGCCGTCACCACTGCGGGCCAGCGCGGTGACCGCGTCCCCGGCGCTGACCGTGCCGCCGTCGGCGGCCAGCCGTGCGACCAGTGCCGCGCTCAGCGCGCCGCTGCCGCCGACCGCGCGCCCCGGCGGCAGCAGGTGCATCAGCGCCGCGAAACCCACCATGGGCGCGGACCCGGGCTCCGACATCGGCGGCCCGGACTGTGCGCCGAACCAGGCCAGCGCCGCCTTGAGCCGTTCGCTGTCGAAGAGGCTGTCCAGCAACGCGTCCCCGGTCTGCATCATCTCCCGCGACAGCGCCGCACCGTCGGCGCGCCCGCGCGCCCCGGCGGCCTCGCGAGGATCCATGCCCCAGAACGACTTCAGCAGCTGCCCGCCCGTCGGCGTCCCCGAGAACGCCCGCATGACCCGGACGCTGCGCGGACCCCAGACGGTCGCGAACCGCCGATACGCCGCGGCGTCCCGCTCGCCGCAGGCCGCGGCGATGGACGCGCAGGTCAGGTCCAATTCCCGATGGAAGACCAGCGGCGGCAGGTCGCTGCCGGGCGGCGCGGGCGCGAAAGCCCAGGGATCGCAGTCGATATAGCGCAGTCCGAAGCGTTCCAGCTCCAGCTCCTCGATGATCCCGGTGTGGCGGATCATGATGTGCGCCGACGATCCGCGATCGACCAGATGCCCCGGGAACCGCTCGACGGTCGAGACCGCCCCGCCCAGCACGGTATCGCGTTCGAGCACCTCCACCCGATGCCCGGACCGCGCCAGATAACAGGCCGCCACCAGCGCGTTGTGCCCGGAACCGACGACCGCGACCCTCATTGCGCCTGCAGCGGCAGCCGCCGCCCGAGCACCGCGAACCGGCGGGTGTCGCCGGAGAAGATGAAGTGCCGCACCACATCCCCGAAGCCCTGCCGCCGATACAGCCGCCAGGCCCGATTGGCCTCCCGGTCCACCTCGGGCGTGGACAGCAGCACGCTGCGCTCCGGCCGGTTCTGCAGCAGCCGGGTCAGCAGCACCTCCCCGAGCCCGCGCCCCTGCGCGGCCGGGTGCACATGCAGTTCGGTGAGCTCGAAATAGTCCGAAAGCAGTTCCCGCGCAGCGTGTTCGGGCCAGCCGGTGCGGCGCATCCCGCTGTAGACCTGTTGATGCCACCACTGATGCGCCGCCCCGTGATACCCGTAGGCGATGGCCACGATGGGGGCGGTGCGCAGGTCGAGCCGGCCGTCGTCGTCGGGCAGCACCGCGGCCACGGCCTGCCAGCCGGGGCGGGTGGTGTGCTCGGTCCACATGGGCGCGCGCTGGTGTTCGGTGCCGCGCGGATAGTCCATGGCCGCGACGTAGACCGCGAGCGCGTCGTGCAGCCGGTGCCGCAGGGTCGCGGCCGACAGGTCGACCACGACGGGCGCGGGTGTCGGTTTGGGTGTGACTGCGGTCATCGGCTGGACGCAACTCCCGTGGGCGCGGACGGATGGATTCGACAGTAGCGCCACCACGGCGCCGCGACTTGTCGGTGGGTCTCTCTATATTCAATCTCAACAGCAACCTTCGAATGCCTGTTCGATCTTTCCATCGGGCGAAATGCCTGATCCAGGACCGGATGTCCGCAGTGGATACGAATCGGGTGTGCGAGTGGGGAGGTACCCGAAATGAGCGGGAAGACTGAACGACCGGGCCAGCCCGGCCGCGCCGGCGATCTACTGCGCAAGGCGGACGGCCTGTTGATGCAGGCCCGGGGGGAGACCGATCCGGCCGAGCGCTTCCGCACCGCGTATCTGGCCGCGTTGCGCGCGGCCGGCGCGGTGCTCGCCCTCACGGGGGCAGACCGCGCGCCCCGGGCGCGTTCTCGCAACGCGTGGGTCCTGATGCAGCGCGCGGCACCGGAATTCGTGATGTGGGCGGACTATTTCACCGGCCAGTCCGAGACCCGCGCCGCCCTGGAAGCGGGTTTGCCGAGGCCGGTCGACGACCGCCGGGCCGACGAGTTCGCTTCGCGGGTAGGCGCATTCCTGCACGACGTGGAGGATCTGCTCGCCGCCGCGGCCCGGCTGCGCCCCAGTTCGGGGTGGGTGAACGGAATGCTGGCGTGAGTATCGGCGAGTAGGTGGTCGCGCTCTGATCGAACTCGTATTATTGGTGGCAGACAGCCGCCAAGGTCGGCTATCCGTCGTCTACCCGGAGGCGACCGCCACCACCTAGTGCCGGGGGAGGTACCGTGCCACTCTCCGAGCACGAGCAGCGCATGCTCGAACAGATCGAGAGCGCGCTCTATGCTGAGGATCCGAAGTTCGCCTCGACTGTTCGGGGTGGACGGTTACGTTCTGCCACTGGTCGGCGCAGACTTCAGGCGGCTGCCCTGTTCGTCCTCGGCCTGTTCCTATTGGTGGCAGGTATTGCCGCACCGTTCAAGCCGGGCGGCTTCCCGATCATCAGTTTGATCGGTTTCATCGTGATGTTCGCGGCCGGCGTGCTGTTGCTGATCGGTGGCCCTCGAATGAGCGGATCGGCTAGCCGCGGCAGTGACACGCATCCCAGCGCGGGAGGCGCGTCCGGCGCCCACCGCGGTAAGCAGCGCAAGCCGGGCGGTTTCTCCGCTCGGATGGAGGATCGCTTCCGCAAGCGGTTCGAAGAAGGCAGTTGACCCGCGCGCCGCGCCGTCGAGCAGCCTCGACGCCGCGCGGTTGCGGAACCGACTGAAACATTCGCGACACGCCGTGGCGCCACATCGATTTCTGGTGTGGCGCCACGGCGTTTCTCGTAGGTGCCCGATCGGCGTGTCGCACGTTTCCGG
This sequence is a window from Nocardia yunnanensis. Protein-coding genes within it:
- a CDS encoding GNAT family N-acetyltransferase; its protein translation is MTAVTPKPTPAPVVVDLSAATLRHRLHDALAVYVAAMDYPRGTEHQRAPMWTEHTTRPGWQAVAAVLPDDDGRLDLRTAPIVAIAYGYHGAAHQWWHQQVYSGMRRTGWPEHAARELLSDYFELTELHVHPAAQGRGLGEVLLTRLLQNRPERSVLLSTPEVDREANRAWRLYRRQGFGDVVRHFIFSGDTRRFAVLGRRLPLQAQ
- a CDS encoding SAV_6107 family HEPN domain-containing protein → MSGKTERPGQPGRAGDLLRKADGLLMQARGETDPAERFRTAYLAALRAAGAVLALTGADRAPRARSRNAWVLMQRAAPEFVMWADYFTGQSETRAALEAGLPRPVDDRRADEFASRVGAFLHDVEDLLAAAARLRPSSGWVNGMLA
- a CDS encoding phytoene desaturase family protein, yielding MRVAVVGSGHNALVAACYLARSGHRVEVLERDTVLGGAVSTVERFPGHLVDRGSSAHIMIRHTGIIEELELERFGLRYIDCDPWAFAPAPPGSDLPPLVFHRELDLTCASIAAACGERDAAAYRRFATVWGPRSVRVMRAFSGTPTGGQLLKSFWGMDPREAAGARGRADGAALSREMMQTGDALLDSLFDSERLKAALAWFGAQSGPPMSEPGSAPMVGFAALMHLLPPGRAVGGSGALSAALVARLAADGGTVSAGDAVTALARSGDGWEVRTEGGRTVRADAVVAGCHILTTLNLLAQGGFDAAALADWRRRIRVGPGIGMVVRAATTGLPRYPGAKTDESAHGLQLLVTDRRALRRAHGAAAAGDLPPRPVVLAMSFSALDPTIAPAGEHQLTLWSQWHPYDLADGTSWPAHADREADRIIAELDSYAPGFTDTVTQRFVQTPADLEREMGLLGGNVMHIEMSLDQMFRWRPLPELAGQRVPGAPGLYLTGASTHPGGGVSGASGRSAARLIERDLRPRRFPLLRR
- a CDS encoding LppM family (lipo)protein, which translates into the protein MPTAEETPESVSSKDHRAPSRRWVRLLAVVVLAGLTVLLTGCLRVQVSMGVSSNDRVSGRIVAAAVPQSDKDKGPQLKAPDGLQSKVRVDSYSQDGYVGSQVYFDDLTFGEVQQLGSMSDQTSGMFNLQFNRTGDLVTLTGRVDLKSLPAQGSDVQLTVAFPARVATTNGTRDGDSVVSWKLPAGDVSTLRAEVGYADPNTRSFAGWAGIVGGITLAVAAVVAVLAYMTRNPDPPAYVRAARWLRPDRTKVR
- a CDS encoding glycosyltransferase; this encodes MTPAARVVAAGSAVAALGALTALANRLTVRRLRPPDAPVTEPVTVLIPARDEADRLPELIADLRAQQGLSDLGVLVLDDGSTDDTAVAALAAIGDDDRFFLSRTESEPAPGWTGKTAACARLAALASGEDVLIFLDADVRLAPHALAAAVRELRRANAALVCAWPTQLAVSPAEHLVQPLLGWSWASTLPVALANRLRRPSMAVACGQFLVFDAAAYRALGGHAAVAGAVTEDLAIARALRRDGHRTALVAAGGQARTRMYRGTSELAEGYTRWLWSAYGGRAGSLAVGSLAALAFWVPPVAAICGRGRVRRLGLAGYGAAVTGRLLARSTETGAAPTGAEVVAALAHPLSVAAYLGLSLRSHRAHRRGRLRWKGRAVTTPSSSRP
- a CDS encoding DUF3040 domain-containing protein, whose protein sequence is MPLSEHEQRMLEQIESALYAEDPKFASTVRGGRLRSATGRRRLQAAALFVLGLFLLVAGIAAPFKPGGFPIISLIGFIVMFAAGVLLLIGGPRMSGSASRGSDTHPSAGGASGAHRGKQRKPGGFSARMEDRFRKRFEEGS
- a CDS encoding methylenetetrahydrofolate reductase; the encoded protein is MSFDNVRGYSTPGRVSRTPQVSGTRSVVQQLGPRPDGSIPFSVEFNPPRDAAGEARLWRAAREFERLHPAFVSMTYGAGGSTRDRTIRVTGQLARETTLLTVAHLTAVDHSVAELRSIVGAYADSGIRNLLVLRGDPPGDVLGDWVKHPEGVEYAEDLVRMVRDLGDFHVGVASFPQGHPRSDNLDDDTRYLVAKLRAGAEYSITQMFFDPEHYLRLRDRAIACDPVEGAKPIIPELMPITSLRTVERAVELCGRPLPARVMERLHRAAGDGPEENRAAVREVGIEIATEIAERLIAEGAPCLHFITLNFAKATGEVLANLGYTMSPAPAHA
- a CDS encoding carotenoid biosynthesis protein, with the protein product MTSPGVATRRAAVIAAVPAVLLVLVQITYPLAHGTARDRVTVAVVLLSAATALTHAAVSRSVGWAAGLLVIVSGVGLAAEIAGTATGFPFGSYEYASGRLGPELCGVPLVVPLAWTGGLYPVWVVAGLLSSEVGGRFSPAAVRIVLTAAGAVGWDLFLDPQMVAAGQWTWRSPIAGLPGLGHIPLTNYAGWFAVALVMAGLLAWWDRTVADSGAAWGVPVAVFGWTWLGSALAHAVFLGLPVSALYGFLGLGVLGFPLVRRLGARRIALRPRAHGTM